Proteins encoded within one genomic window of Anopheles gambiae chromosome 3, idAnoGambNW_F1_1, whole genome shotgun sequence:
- the LOC1278206 gene encoding zwei Ig domain protein zig-8 isoform X2: MGDKSVSWIRKRDLHILSAGTAVYTSDERFQVIRSDKAENWTLQIKFAQQRDSGIYECQVNTEPKMSMAFRLNVVEAKAIILGPTDLYVKMGSVVTLTCIISQGPHDLGTIYWYRGSNLVQPIELHPNDPSLAYPHRISVELKWTEALTSRLKILDAKLSDSGNYTCLPTSAEGTSVMVHVINGEHPAAMQRGCATTADKDQHRSMQLLMTMLALVLLTFGWHRTDLNTCLTAPGRAVECSSRRPSTTTLERTGAQRTVITDNGPTGTLTSSCCS, translated from the exons ATGGGTGACAAATCG GTCTCCTGGATCCGGAAACGAGATCTACACATCCTGTCGGCGGGCACCGCAGTCTACACGTCGGATGAACGATTTCAG GTGATACGCTCAGATAAGGCAGAAAATTGGACACTACAAATAAAGTTCGCCCAGCAGCGAGACTCGGGCATATACGAGTGTCAGGTGAACACAGAACCAAAGATGTCAATGGCATTTCGACTGAACGTTGTAG AGGCTAAAGCGATTATCCTCGGACCAACGGACCTATACGTAAAGATGGGCAGTGTTGTGACGCTCACGTGCATAATTAGCCAGGGACCACATGATCTAGGGACAATATACTGGTACAGAG GGTCAAATCTCGTGCAGCCCATAGAGCTACACCCCAACGACCCTTCATTAGCATATCCACATCGAATATCAGTTGAGCTGAAGTGGACCGAGGCCCTCACGTCACG GTTGAAAATACTCGATGCCAAACTGTCCGACTCGGGCAACTACACGTGTCTGCCGACGTCGGCAGAGGGTACGAGCGTGATGGTGCATGTGATAAACG GAGAGCATCCTGCGGCGATGCAACGTGGCTGCGCTACGACCGCTGACAAAGATCAACACCGGAGTATGCAGCTGCTGATGACGATGCTGGCGCTGGTGCTGCTAACGTTCGGCTGGCATCGAACCGATCTCAACACCTGCCTGACAGCACCCGGTCGAGCGGTGGAGTGTTCAAGCCGGCGACCCAGCACAACCACCCTCGAGCGGACTGGGGCACAGCGAACGGTGATAACGGATAACGGTCCCACCGGCACATTAACGTCTTCCTGCTGTTCGTAA
- the LOC1278206 gene encoding zwei Ig domain protein zig-8 isoform X1, giving the protein MQVIIVGGLFVLANLHFNHHNAMGVANHLPAPQENRIIKKFSPHPYFDFDVPRNITTRVGQTAFINCRVEQMGDKSVSWIRKRDLHILSAGTAVYTSDERFQVIRSDKAENWTLQIKFAQQRDSGIYECQVNTEPKMSMAFRLNVVEAKAIILGPTDLYVKMGSVVTLTCIISQGPHDLGTIYWYRGSNLVQPIELHPNDPSLAYPHRISVELKWTEALTSRLKILDAKLSDSGNYTCLPTSAEGTSVMVHVINGEHPAAMQRGCATTADKDQHRSMQLLMTMLALVLLTFGWHRTDLNTCLTAPGRAVECSSRRPSTTTLERTGAQRTVITDNGPTGTLTSSCCS; this is encoded by the exons ATGCAGGTTATCATCGTTGGTGGATTATTCGTACTGGCAAATCTACATTTCAACCATCACAACGCAATGG GTGTAGCTAATCATCTGCCAGCACCGCAGGAAAACAGAATCATCAAAAAATTCTCACCCCATCCCTACTTTGACTTCGATGTGCCTCGGAACATTACAACCCGCGTCGGTCAGACCGCTTTCATCAACTGCCGGGTCGAGCAAATGGGTGACAAATCG GTCTCCTGGATCCGGAAACGAGATCTACACATCCTGTCGGCGGGCACCGCAGTCTACACGTCGGATGAACGATTTCAG GTGATACGCTCAGATAAGGCAGAAAATTGGACACTACAAATAAAGTTCGCCCAGCAGCGAGACTCGGGCATATACGAGTGTCAGGTGAACACAGAACCAAAGATGTCAATGGCATTTCGACTGAACGTTGTAG AGGCTAAAGCGATTATCCTCGGACCAACGGACCTATACGTAAAGATGGGCAGTGTTGTGACGCTCACGTGCATAATTAGCCAGGGACCACATGATCTAGGGACAATATACTGGTACAGAG GGTCAAATCTCGTGCAGCCCATAGAGCTACACCCCAACGACCCTTCATTAGCATATCCACATCGAATATCAGTTGAGCTGAAGTGGACCGAGGCCCTCACGTCACG GTTGAAAATACTCGATGCCAAACTGTCCGACTCGGGCAACTACACGTGTCTGCCGACGTCGGCAGAGGGTACGAGCGTGATGGTGCATGTGATAAACG GAGAGCATCCTGCGGCGATGCAACGTGGCTGCGCTACGACCGCTGACAAAGATCAACACCGGAGTATGCAGCTGCTGATGACGATGCTGGCGCTGGTGCTGCTAACGTTCGGCTGGCATCGAACCGATCTCAACACCTGCCTGACAGCACCCGGTCGAGCGGTGGAGTGTTCAAGCCGGCGACCCAGCACAACCACCCTCGAGCGGACTGGGGCACAGCGAACGGTGATAACGGATAACGGTCCCACCGGCACATTAACGTCTTCCTGCTGTTCGTAA